One part of the Podarcis muralis chromosome 3, rPodMur119.hap1.1, whole genome shotgun sequence genome encodes these proteins:
- the AGT gene encoding angiotensinogen, with the protein MNPGVSLLCFLLCITIVGCDRVYVHPFYLFDVGNLTGCKEVEDREQQVNNFVPVSNLSHISSAHEEGVRNMSEGRSHLQRELRDPIYIIGARFYEQLRKMHKEENILLSPTFSYESLLAFYIGASGETAKELQIFLGFDSSSVNPNCTYRIDGRKVFSVLSSIAKSLFHAKEDDQLFFSKFSCLFSAPEIRLSKSFVNDLVSPNMNLFIRAVDFTNPTKAAEEMNAFVKGTHQSKSLLADIDPETNLLLATYTRFKVSLKGASLLKEPQEFWLSSHKTIPVPMMRITGTFQHKCDPSQNISSIKIPLSQDLFLLLLQPTNNSDLASVENQYSMKVLSNEWLVGLSPRQIQLTLPKVCLESTYDIQELLGKMPLSYLLGNKANLTRLSDNNITVGKIINQQLLELTPRTADEATDPTEGSQDTEALKITLDKPFLLAVYEMSGAQLYFGRITNPLKGT; encoded by the exons ATGAACCCCGGAGTGAGTTTGTTGTGCTTCCTTCTCTGCATTACCATTGTGGGCTGTGACCGGGTCTACGTCCACCCATTCTACCTGTTTGATGTAGGAAACCTAACTGGTTgcaaggaagtggaagacagggaaCAGCAGGTGAATAATTTTGTCCCCGTCTCAAATTTATCTCACATCAGTTCGGCACATGAGGAGGGTGTCAGAAACATGAGCGAGGGAAGAAGTCATTTACAGAGAGAGCTGAGAGACCCAATTTATATTATTGGTGCACGCTTCTATGAACAACTGAGGAAAATGCACAAGGAAGAAAATATTCTTCTGTCCCCCACATTCAGCTATGAGTCCTTGCTAGCCTTCTATATAGGGGCCTCTGGTGAAACAGCAAAGGAATTGCAGATTTTTTTAGGATTTGACTCCTCATCCGTTAATCCAAACTGCACCTACAGAATTGATGGGCGCAAAGTATTCTCTGTTCTGAGCAGCATTGCTAAAAGTCTATTTCACGCAAAAGAAGATGATCAGCTGTTCTTCTCGAAGTTCTCCTGCCTTTTCTCTGCCCCCGAAATCCGTTTATCCAAGTCCTTTGTCAATGATTTGGTCTCTCCAAACATGAATCTCTTCATACGAGCTGTGGACTTTACAAACCCCACAAAGGCAGCAGAAGAAATGAATGCTTTTGTCAAAGGCACCCACCAAAGTAAGAGTTTGCTGGCAGACATTGATCCAGAAACTAACCTCCTGTTAGCAACTTACACTCGTTTCAAAG TCTCTCTGAAGGGAGCCTCCCTACTGAAAGAACCTCAGGAATTCTGGCTCAGTTCACACAAAACAATCCCTGTACCAATGATGAGAATAACTGGTACCTTTCAGCATAAATGTGATCCCAGCCAGAACATTTCTTCCATCAAAATTCCtcttagccaggatttatttctgctgcttttgcagCCCACCAATAACAGTGACCTGGCCAGTGTTGAAAATCAATATTCCATGAAGGTTCTTTCCAACGAATGGCTGGTGGGACTGTCCCCAAG ACAAATCCAGCTGACTTTGCCAAAGGTGTGCTTGGAAAGCACATATGATATACAGGAACTCCTTGGCAAAATGCCCCTGTCTTACCTGCTTGGAAATAAAGCCAACCTCACACGACTAAGTGACAACAACATAACTGTTGGGAAG ATCATAAACCAGCAGCTTTTGGAGCTCACTCCCAGGACAGCAGATGAAGCAACAGACCCCACAGAAGGAAGTCAAGACACTGAGGCACTCAAAATAACACTGGACAAGCCATTTTTGCTAGCAGTGTATGAAATGTCAGGCGCACAGCTTTATTTTGGCAGAATAACAAATCCCCTGAAAGGAACATAA